In the genome of Pelotomaculum isophthalicicum JI, one region contains:
- the fapR gene encoding transcription factor FapR, giving the protein MSRESAGKIERLRRLAMYLDRDPFLTDEDLAQILKVSIQTVRLDRTVLKIPEHRQRLKNVAMGKGTPPRTLSGGEVVGELLDLDVGHNGTSILYVTSDMTLSKTGVLRGHYLFAQANSLAVAVINAEAALTGISRVSFKQPVYCGEKVLAKAVIKSNKGNKYMVKVSSYVKGEVVFLGKFIVFAIAEEVPQ; this is encoded by the coding sequence GTGTCTCGGGAAAGTGCCGGTAAAATTGAAAGATTGCGGCGTCTTGCCATGTATCTGGACAGGGACCCCTTTTTGACCGATGAAGATCTGGCACAAATCCTTAAGGTCAGCATACAGACGGTTAGGTTGGACAGAACGGTATTAAAAATACCGGAGCACAGGCAAAGATTAAAAAATGTGGCCATGGGAAAGGGAACTCCACCCAGGACGCTGTCCGGAGGGGAAGTAGTGGGGGAACTGCTGGATTTGGATGTCGGTCACAACGGGACGTCAATCCTGTATGTCACCTCCGACATGACGCTCAGTAAAACAGGAGTTCTCAGAGGCCATTATCTTTTTGCGCAGGCTAACTCGCTGGCCGTCGCGGTAATCAATGCCGAAGCGGCTTTAACCGGTATTTCCAGGGTGAGTTTTAAACAGCCGGTTTACTGTGGAGAAAAAGTACTGGCAAAAGCGGTTATAAAATCAAATAAAGGGAATAAATACATGGTAAAAGTTTCCTCATATGTTAAGGGGGAAGTTGTGTTTTTAGGTAAATTTATAGTGTTCGCGATAGCGGAGGAGGTACCGCAGTGA
- the rpmF gene encoding 50S ribosomal protein L32, translating to MGVPKRRSSKQRGRQRRAANVKLEAPALVSCPQCRAMIMPHHMCPECGYYKARKVVEMK from the coding sequence ATGGGAGTACCAAAAAGGAGATCTTCCAAACAGCGTGGAAGACAACGGCGCGCAGCCAATGTGAAACTGGAAGCACCGGCGCTGGTAAGTTGCCCGCAGTGCCGTGCTATGATTATGCCTCACCACATGTGCCCGGAATGCGGGTATTATAAAGCCAGAAAAGTCGTAGAGATGAAATAA
- a CDS encoding YceD family protein — protein MLQLDVGMLKKAPGDFQPFNLSAVLPSFELQGESMNFPGPVKANLVATNNDSTIVVEGEVSGKLTLNCSRCLDTYDYIFEVPFRETYAQASQDNEGEVVSFSGDILDITPEVLNSIILSLPMKALCREDCEGLCPRCGCNLNKSRCDCSNEETDPRFSVLKKLLKDTNQ, from the coding sequence ATGTTGCAACTGGATGTCGGTATGCTGAAAAAGGCGCCGGGGGATTTTCAACCTTTCAATTTGTCAGCGGTATTGCCCTCTTTTGAGCTGCAGGGGGAAAGTATGAATTTCCCCGGTCCGGTAAAAGCCAATCTGGTTGCCACTAACAATGACTCAACAATAGTGGTCGAGGGAGAAGTGTCCGGCAAGTTAACTCTTAATTGCAGCCGTTGCCTGGATACATACGACTACATCTTCGAAGTTCCTTTTCGCGAAACATATGCCCAAGCGTCGCAAGACAATGAAGGGGAAGTTGTGTCTTTCAGCGGTGATATTCTTGATATCACTCCTGAAGTCTTAAACAGCATTATTCTCTCGTTGCCGATGAAAGCATTATGCCGCGAGGATTGCGAGGGGCTGTGTCCAAGATGCGGCTGCAACCTTAATAAAAGCCGGTGCGATTGCTCAAACGAAGAAACAGATCCGCGTTTTAGTGTTTTGAAGAAGTTGTTGAAAGATACTAATCAGTAA
- the ylbJ gene encoding sporulation integral membrane protein YlbJ yields the protein MIYPRKLPGQSNDYYRLLWTTLAVLFVLSMVIQPRIAFDGAVMGLKTWWNIVFPSLLPFFIASELLMSFGVVHFMGVLLEPVMRPLFNVPGAGSFVMAVGFSSGYPIGSMVTARLRSQGLCTRVEAERLMSFTNNSSPLFMLVAVAVGMFNNPALGWIIAGAHYLSNITLGFILRFHARNDVERIPEPSAKSSGLIGHAFRQLLQVQRQDNRPLGKIIGDAVRNAVTNLLNIGGFIILFAVIIKMLTAAGFINSLASCLGVFLLPLGFSPEILPALASGFFEMTIGSKLASETTVPLLQQVVAVGMILAWSGLSVHAQAASMISDTDIRMHPFIITRVAHCFLAGLYSYIIFQLCSPLEPATAAMATVAKWQNFSFIMFNLKLFGLFIISLVIIILIALMLNLVSNIKILTWKNK from the coding sequence ATGATATATCCCCGTAAACTGCCAGGTCAATCAAATGATTATTATAGGCTGTTATGGACGACACTAGCGGTTCTTTTCGTGCTATCGATGGTAATTCAGCCGCGTATCGCGTTTGACGGCGCGGTTATGGGGTTAAAAACCTGGTGGAATATCGTTTTCCCTTCGCTCTTGCCTTTTTTTATCGCATCCGAACTGTTAATGAGCTTCGGGGTGGTCCATTTTATGGGAGTGCTGCTGGAACCGGTGATGCGCCCGCTATTCAACGTGCCCGGCGCAGGCTCTTTCGTAATGGCTGTCGGCTTCAGCAGCGGCTACCCGATTGGCTCCATGGTTACCGCCAGGCTTCGCTCACAAGGGCTATGCACCAGGGTCGAGGCCGAGCGGCTGATGTCTTTTACCAATAATTCCAGCCCGCTCTTCATGCTGGTCGCGGTCGCGGTGGGCATGTTCAACAATCCCGCGCTTGGCTGGATTATTGCCGGCGCGCATTATTTGTCCAATATTACCCTGGGTTTTATCCTGCGCTTCCATGCCCGCAACGATGTTGAACGCATACCCGAACCGTCCGCTAAAAGCAGCGGGCTGATAGGTCATGCTTTCCGGCAGTTGCTTCAAGTACAACGGCAAGATAATCGCCCGTTGGGGAAAATTATTGGGGATGCGGTGCGCAACGCCGTTACCAACCTGCTTAACATAGGTGGATTCATCATCCTTTTCGCCGTAATCATTAAAATGCTGACTGCCGCCGGTTTTATTAACAGCCTGGCCAGTTGCCTCGGCGTCTTTCTTCTACCTTTGGGATTTTCCCCGGAGATACTGCCAGCTTTGGCCAGTGGCTTTTTTGAAATGACCATTGGCTCAAAACTGGCCAGTGAGACGACGGTCCCGTTGCTCCAACAGGTGGTTGCCGTGGGAATGATCCTGGCCTGGAGCGGTCTGTCCGTACACGCCCAGGCGGCTAGTATGATCAGCGATACTGATATCCGAATGCACCCCTTTATTATAACCCGCGTCGCCCACTGTTTTCTCGCTGGCTTGTACAGCTACATTATATTCCAATTGTGCAGCCCTTTGGAACCGGCCACTGCGGCGATGGCAACCGTGGCCAAGTGGCAGAATTTTAGTTTTATTATGTTCAACCTTAAACTATTCGGCCTTTTCATTATTTCCCTGGTGATAATAATTCTTATCGCTTTGATGCTCAATCTTGTCAGCAATATTAAGATATTGACTTGGAAAAACAAATAA
- a CDS encoding DUF6364 family protein, with amino-acid sequence MEYQNITLSIPKKILKKVKHIAVEKNTSVSGLLSRHLEDIVEKDGAYQKAKTNQIELMKKGFDLICKGKASWTREDLHERR; translated from the coding sequence GTGGAGTACCAGAATATTACTCTATCCATTCCCAAGAAAATATTGAAGAAGGTCAAGCATATAGCGGTGGAAAAAAACACGTCGGTATCCGGGTTGCTGTCACGGCACCTGGAAGATATTGTTGAAAAGGACGGAGCATACCAAAAAGCAAAAACCAACCAAATAGAGCTCATGAAAAAAGGTTTCGATTTAATATGCAAAGGCAAAGCTTCATGGACCAGGGAGGATCTGCATGAACGCAGATAA
- a CDS encoding PIN domain-containing protein: protein MNADKGRQFVDTNVFVYAYDKENGIKQNLARKLITNLWENNRGCVSIQVLQELYVTVTKKASTPLPPETALKIISDLGEWTHHVPGVGDIIEAVYFQQKYGISFWDAMIINSACKTGCTVLWTEDLNSGQVYGNVTVQNPFDRKD, encoded by the coding sequence ATGAACGCAGATAAGGGGCGTCAATTCGTCGACACGAACGTTTTTGTGTATGCATATGACAAAGAAAATGGAATAAAACAAAACCTGGCCCGGAAGTTAATAACCAATCTTTGGGAAAACAACAGGGGATGCGTCAGCATACAGGTTTTGCAGGAACTTTACGTAACGGTGACAAAAAAAGCGTCAACCCCCTTGCCGCCTGAGACGGCGTTAAAGATTATCTCTGATTTGGGTGAATGGACCCATCATGTCCCTGGTGTCGGGGATATAATTGAAGCCGTTTATTTTCAACAAAAGTACGGTATTTCTTTCTGGGATGCAATGATTATAAACAGCGCCTGTAAAACCGGCTGCACCGTCCTTTGGACGGAAGATTTGAACAGCGGACAGGTTTATGGGAACGTAACGGTTCAAAACCCGTTTGACCGGAAAGACTGA
- a CDS encoding DUF4367 domain-containing protein — MNPKTAMDDLITQAAKANINEELSKEINLDREWVKFKGKYFPRRDYFLIRKSIAIIVPVLFCVGILLSLLFPVQARAISLKSLEFFKSFIVGKVQTVGTDYADKSSTGKNINNLSPDIIEKIQSAPFKILLPVDHLEEYHIKSLSMDKLGDSTDVLIKLAANDNRKINIQQTNITQGFSQGLSFDNEDAVLKKIRINGQEATLITYKNQRVSLAWIDSDVFVSMDGNVSEEEILRLGSSMCRVP; from the coding sequence ATGAATCCTAAAACCGCAATGGACGACCTTATAACACAGGCAGCGAAGGCAAATATTAACGAAGAGTTGTCAAAGGAGATCAATCTGGATAGGGAATGGGTTAAATTTAAAGGAAAATATTTTCCGCGAAGAGACTATTTTCTTATAAGAAAAAGTATTGCTATAATAGTTCCTGTTTTATTCTGTGTTGGGATCTTATTAAGTTTATTGTTTCCCGTTCAGGCTAGGGCTATAAGTTTAAAGTCTTTAGAATTTTTTAAATCATTTATAGTTGGAAAAGTTCAAACTGTCGGTACCGATTATGCTGACAAAAGCTCTACCGGTAAAAACATAAATAACTTAAGTCCGGATATTATCGAAAAGATTCAATCCGCACCATTTAAAATTCTTTTGCCCGTTGATCATCTAGAAGAATATCACATTAAGTCTCTTTCAATGGATAAACTTGGTGACTCTACTGATGTTTTAATAAAACTGGCTGCAAACGATAACCGTAAAATTAACATTCAACAGACCAATATCACACAAGGCTTTAGCCAGGGTCTTTCTTTTGATAACGAGGATGCCGTTCTTAAGAAAATAAGAATCAATGGACAAGAGGCAACGTTAATTACTTACAAAAATCAGCGTGTTTCACTGGCTTGGATTGATAGTGATGTTTTTGTGTCTATGGATGGCAATGTTAGCGAAGAGGAAATACTCCGGTTGGGTAGCAGTATGTGTAGGGTTCCTTAA
- a CDS encoding RNA polymerase sigma factor, protein MSFFPFDKNKNRYEIAEFIFKNYYKTAYYTAYQYCDNKFIAEEAAQETIFKAINNFDQLKDSGKLESWLKTVARNAVFDLLKKMGKEKPYDINDFEDMGINPLSIVENEEIIMEIRRIIRSLEEPYHATIVLYYYKDMKIKEISSILNIPEGTIKSILYRVRDKIKREMIKKGFIEGLGEGEDINES, encoded by the coding sequence TTGAGTTTTTTCCCATTTGACAAAAATAAGAATCGTTATGAAATAGCGGAATTCATTTTTAAAAATTATTATAAAACCGCATATTATACCGCCTACCAATACTGTGATAATAAATTTATAGCTGAAGAAGCCGCCCAAGAAACTATTTTCAAGGCCATAAATAATTTTGACCAGCTAAAAGACTCGGGTAAGCTGGAATCATGGTTAAAGACTGTAGCAAGAAATGCTGTGTTTGATTTACTTAAAAAAATGGGTAAGGAAAAACCATATGATATTAACGACTTTGAGGATATGGGAATCAACCCTTTATCTATAGTTGAGAATGAGGAAATTATTATGGAAATACGGCGAATTATAAGAAGTTTAGAAGAACCTTATCATGCTACCATTGTTTTATACTATTATAAGGACATGAAAATAAAGGAGATATCGTCCATCTTGAACATTCCAGAAGGTACAATTAAGTCTATTTTGTATCGGGTTAGAGATAAGATTAAGAGAGAAATGATTAAGAAAGGATTTATTGAAGGATTAGGGGAAGGTGAAGATATTAATGAATCCTAA
- the acs gene encoding acetate--CoA ligase alpha subunit — protein MDSLTSFFNPKSVAVIGASKSPGKIGNVIVKNIISSGYTGNVFPVNPKEKEIEGLVCYASVIAAPEPVELAVISVPAPLVLDMATACGDRGVKNLVVITAGFKETGKEGLRLEHKLVEICRSYKMRMLGPNCVGFMDTHTPLNASFSTGFPLKGEIAFISQSGAMVLSILDWSHSVGLGFSKFISLGNKADLTESHFIENAADDPHTKVILCYIEDVENGPLFLETARRASRKKPIVILKSGTSQAGARAASSHTGALAGSNIAYEAAFRQCGVIRAGSMPELFDLAIAFANQPVPRGERVAIITNSGGPGIVATDNIELKNLKMARFTRETVEQLRKELPAESNIYNPVDVLGDAKADRYRFALDKVLADPGVDSAIVLLCPGGVTEPVDTARAMVEMNGTYPAKPLFAAYMGGKQIEEGAKLLSAAKIPCFPFPEPVISSISGMTSYHRIKNASGNKERHSFDNVDSKTVETILENVRTDKRLVLLGSEAAKVLAAYGIATAATELATQPEEAAELADEMGYPVVLKIASPKIMHKTDVGGVITGLDSYEKVRKGFIEIIEKIQRYMPRTVIYGVEVQKMMPKGTELIIGMTRDVQFGPLIAFGLGGIYVNLIKDVSFRLANGLTDAEIKKMITETKAYTLLRGYRGEKPADLQAIVEVIGRFAQLVTDFSEITEVDINPLFAYNRGASAVDVKITIS, from the coding sequence TTGGACAGCCTGACCAGCTTTTTCAACCCTAAGTCAGTAGCTGTTATCGGCGCTTCTAAATCACCGGGCAAGATCGGAAACGTTATTGTAAAAAACATTATCTCCAGCGGCTACACCGGCAATGTATTTCCAGTCAACCCAAAGGAAAAAGAAATCGAAGGGTTGGTTTGTTATGCATCGGTAATCGCCGCCCCGGAACCGGTGGAACTGGCGGTTATATCGGTCCCGGCGCCTCTTGTGCTGGATATGGCGACGGCTTGTGGTGATAGAGGCGTAAAAAACCTGGTGGTAATCACTGCCGGCTTTAAAGAAACAGGCAAAGAAGGACTCCGCCTGGAGCATAAACTGGTCGAAATTTGCCGTTCATACAAAATGAGAATGCTTGGGCCTAATTGTGTGGGCTTTATGGATACTCACACCCCGTTAAACGCTTCATTTTCTACCGGGTTTCCACTGAAAGGTGAAATCGCCTTCATTTCACAGAGCGGCGCTATGGTATTATCAATATTGGACTGGAGCCATTCGGTAGGCCTCGGTTTCAGCAAATTTATCAGCCTTGGCAACAAAGCCGACCTGACGGAATCCCATTTCATAGAAAACGCTGCTGATGATCCGCACACCAAGGTGATTCTTTGTTATATTGAAGATGTGGAAAACGGGCCTCTATTTCTTGAAACAGCCCGGCGAGCCAGCCGGAAAAAACCAATTGTCATACTTAAATCCGGAACCAGCCAGGCAGGCGCCCGGGCGGCATCCTCCCACACCGGCGCGCTCGCGGGCAGCAATATAGCTTATGAAGCGGCTTTCCGCCAATGTGGAGTAATCCGGGCCGGGAGTATGCCGGAATTGTTTGACCTAGCCATTGCTTTTGCCAACCAACCTGTTCCCCGGGGAGAACGCGTGGCTATTATTACCAACTCTGGCGGTCCGGGAATTGTGGCAACCGATAATATTGAATTAAAAAACCTGAAAATGGCCCGTTTTACCAGGGAAACAGTTGAACAGCTAAGAAAAGAATTACCCGCGGAGTCGAATATATACAACCCGGTAGACGTGTTGGGGGACGCCAAAGCAGACCGGTACCGTTTTGCTTTGGATAAAGTGCTGGCTGATCCGGGCGTTGACAGCGCCATCGTCCTGCTCTGCCCGGGCGGAGTGACAGAACCGGTGGATACTGCCAGGGCTATGGTCGAAATGAACGGAACGTACCCTGCGAAGCCCTTGTTTGCCGCTTATATGGGCGGCAAACAAATTGAGGAAGGCGCTAAACTGCTCTCAGCGGCTAAAATACCCTGCTTCCCTTTTCCGGAACCGGTTATTTCTTCGATCAGCGGCATGACCAGTTATCATCGTATAAAGAATGCCAGTGGGAATAAAGAAAGACACTCATTTGATAATGTGGATTCCAAGACTGTAGAAACAATATTGGAAAACGTTAGAACAGATAAGCGCCTGGTGCTTCTTGGCAGCGAAGCCGCTAAAGTGCTGGCTGCCTATGGCATAGCCACGGCGGCGACCGAGCTGGCCACCCAGCCGGAAGAAGCGGCTGAACTGGCGGACGAGATGGGCTATCCGGTTGTGCTAAAGATAGCATCGCCCAAGATAATGCATAAAACTGATGTGGGCGGGGTAATAACCGGCTTGGACTCATATGAAAAAGTACGCAAAGGCTTCATCGAAATCATCGAAAAAATACAGCGATACATGCCCAGGACGGTCATCTACGGGGTAGAGGTTCAAAAGATGATGCCTAAAGGGACAGAGTTGATTATCGGTATGACCAGGGACGTTCAGTTCGGTCCGCTGATCGCTTTTGGCCTTGGCGGTATTTATGTAAACTTGATTAAAGATGTCTCCTTCCGGCTGGCAAACGGCTTAACTGACGCTGAGATAAAAAAAATGATCACCGAGACCAAGGCCTATACCCTGCTGCGCGGCTACCGGGGGGAAAAGCCCGCCGATTTGCAGGCTATAGTCGAGGTTATCGGCAGGTTTGCGCAACTGGTTACCGACTTTTCTGAAATAACCGAGGTGGATATCAATCCGCTTTTTGCATACAACCGGGGAGCTTCGGCGGTTGATGTGAAAATTACTATATCGTGA
- a CDS encoding phosphotransacetylase family protein, with protein sequence MKNLYIMGTAGSGKTSVAAGLALKYMQEGYRVAYFKPVGSTGSSTAQGDEDALLMKEVLKMEHPLETIVPYLAGPSYLSGYKHSCVSVKTIREAYETVAAGMDLVIIGGASFPHIMGCLGLDAASLAAELQALPLFVIRIDNDYSLDLAIFFNNYLELKGILTIGNIFHNVPHSLMAKTEGIYRPILEERGYSILGVIPKHPEITSPTVKDYFEVLGGEILAGKDCLEHVVEDVVIGAMTIESALGYLRRTANKAVITGGDRSEVALSALETSTAAIILTGGLYPNVKVIARAEEKGIPVILVYYDTYTTIEKMSEVTRRIKATDRQAINIAVNNIEKYCDWRNILKSLQ encoded by the coding sequence GTGAAAAATCTATATATCATGGGCACCGCCGGCAGCGGTAAAACCAGCGTGGCGGCAGGATTAGCGCTTAAATACATGCAAGAAGGATACCGGGTAGCCTACTTTAAACCTGTGGGCAGCACCGGGAGCAGCACGGCTCAAGGTGACGAAGACGCCTTGTTAATGAAAGAAGTTCTTAAAATGGAACATCCGCTGGAAACAATAGTTCCTTATTTGGCCGGGCCTTCTTATCTTTCGGGTTACAAACATTCCTGTGTTTCTGTGAAAACAATCCGTGAGGCATATGAAACGGTAGCGGCGGGAATGGACCTGGTAATCATCGGCGGGGCCAGTTTTCCTCATATCATGGGATGTCTTGGGCTTGACGCCGCCAGTCTGGCAGCGGAGCTGCAAGCTCTTCCTCTTTTTGTGATCAGGATTGACAACGATTATAGTTTGGATCTGGCTATTTTTTTCAATAATTACCTGGAGTTAAAAGGCATTCTCACGATAGGAAATATATTCCACAATGTCCCTCATTCACTAATGGCTAAGACAGAAGGAATCTACCGGCCCATTCTGGAAGAACGCGGTTATAGTATTCTTGGAGTTATTCCGAAACACCCGGAAATAACCTCACCCACAGTAAAAGATTATTTTGAAGTGCTTGGCGGGGAAATTCTGGCGGGGAAAGACTGCCTGGAACATGTGGTGGAAGACGTGGTAATTGGCGCCATGACTATTGAAAGCGCCCTGGGCTACCTGCGGCGCACCGCGAATAAAGCGGTTATCACCGGCGGAGACCGTTCGGAAGTAGCCCTGTCCGCGCTGGAGACCAGTACTGCGGCAATCATTCTTACCGGGGGTCTGTATCCGAACGTTAAAGTAATCGCCCGTGCGGAAGAAAAAGGAATACCTGTAATTCTAGTCTACTACGATACATACACAACTATTGAGAAGATGTCCGAGGTTACCCGGCGGATCAAGGCCACTGACCGGCAAGCTATTAACATTGCCGTAAATAATATAGAAAAATACTGCGACTGGCGCAATATTTTAAAATCCTTGCAGTAG
- a CDS encoding ATPase encodes MDLLNVLNELEDLIESSSKIPLTRKVLVDEDRILDLLDHIRTNMPEEIRQAKWIIQEREKVLNDSQKEAVRIMEDAQKQVEKQADDSEIVRHAKNMAEEIVQKAEAVAREIKVGALDYADDILSNLEKNLGTVLRQIEQGRTELRK; translated from the coding sequence GTGGACTTGCTGAACGTGCTTAATGAGCTCGAAGACCTTATCGAATCGAGCAGCAAAATACCGTTGACCAGAAAGGTGCTGGTTGACGAGGACAGGATTCTTGATCTCCTGGATCACATCAGGACAAACATGCCGGAGGAAATCCGCCAGGCTAAATGGATTATTCAGGAACGGGAAAAAGTGCTTAATGATTCCCAAAAAGAGGCGGTCCGGATAATGGAGGATGCCCAAAAGCAAGTGGAAAAACAGGCTGACGATAGTGAAATAGTCCGCCACGCAAAAAATATGGCTGAAGAGATAGTTCAGAAAGCTGAAGCAGTTGCCCGCGAGATAAAGGTTGGGGCGCTCGATTACGCTGATGACATACTTTCCAACCTAGAAAAGAATTTAGGGACGGTATTGCGGCAAATTGAACAAGGCCGTACAGAATTAAGAAAATAA
- the coaD gene encoding pantetheine-phosphate adenylyltransferase — protein sequence MRTAICPGSFDPVTLGHLDIIVRASVLFDEVIAAVSRNPIKNPLFSISERVDMLREVLAPYPNVKVDSFNGLTVYYAVEQKASAIVRGLRVVSDFENEFRMALINKNLAYNIETIFLMTRAEYSFISSSAVKDVAIFGGPLERLVPPLVEKRLVDRLKDSDFCKEG from the coding sequence TTGCGGACTGCGATTTGCCCGGGAAGTTTTGACCCTGTAACACTAGGTCATTTGGATATCATTGTTAGAGCTTCAGTTCTTTTTGATGAGGTAATTGCGGCAGTTTCCAGAAACCCGATTAAAAACCCCTTATTTTCCATATCGGAAAGAGTTGATATGTTAAGAGAAGTTTTGGCGCCATACCCCAATGTTAAGGTAGATTCTTTTAACGGCTTGACGGTCTACTATGCGGTAGAGCAAAAAGCGTCTGCAATAGTGCGCGGTTTACGGGTAGTCTCCGATTTTGAAAATGAATTTCGCATGGCGCTTATTAATAAAAACCTTGCCTACAACATAGAAACGATCTTCTTAATGACCAGAGCGGAATATTCTTTTATCAGTTCCAGCGCGGTAAAAGATGTCGCTATTTTTGGCGGGCCTTTAGAGCGCCTTGTGCCGCCTTTGGTAGAAAAGAGGCTTGTAGATAGATTGAAGGACAGCGATTTCTGTAAGGAGGGATAG
- the rsmD gene encoding 16S rRNA (guanine(966)-N(2))-methyltransferase RsmD, whose product MKKFDFLILLCYNVFCIKKGFNILRIIAGIAKKRQLKAPRGLQVRPTSDRVKEALFNILGSSISGSSFLDLFAGTGNVGIEALSRGADRAVFVEKDIKNIRIIKENLNITGLEVNARLLCLNVNKAIALLGQEGQVYDLIFIDPPYLKDLVSSTLNDIIKNGLLKPGGTIIVESSKKDPMPRDAAASLRLLRQEKYGDTLLSFYNYQ is encoded by the coding sequence ATGAAAAAATTCGATTTTCTTATATTATTATGCTATAATGTTTTTTGTATAAAGAAGGGATTTAATATATTACGCATTATTGCAGGTATTGCTAAAAAGCGCCAGTTGAAAGCTCCCAGGGGACTTCAGGTCAGACCGACATCTGATCGGGTTAAGGAAGCGCTTTTTAATATCCTGGGGTCTTCTATTTCAGGAAGCAGTTTTTTGGATTTATTTGCAGGCACTGGTAACGTTGGCATTGAAGCCTTGAGCAGGGGAGCCGATCGGGCGGTTTTTGTCGAGAAAGATATAAAAAATATTCGTATCATCAAAGAAAACCTCAATATTACCGGACTCGAGGTTAATGCCCGGTTATTGTGCCTTAATGTTAATAAAGCTATTGCTTTGTTGGGACAAGAGGGACAAGTATACGATCTGATTTTTATCGACCCGCCTTATCTTAAAGATCTGGTTTCCAGTACTTTAAATGACATAATTAAAAACGGTTTATTGAAACCTGGCGGAACAATTATAGTTGAAAGTAGTAAGAAAGACCCGATGCCCCGGGACGCGGCTGCTTCATTAAGATTGCTACGTCAGGAAAAGTACGGGGATACGTTGCTTTCATTTTATAATTATCAATAA
- the gpr gene encoding GPR endopeptidase gives MELDFYKKFSINIDLAVEAHDLLRGQTGREISGVIVDREKYENSSVTIVKIVEEQAEQLMGKPRGNYITIEAPSLRDNNRLAQQEVAEVLAKKLSSLFNLPENANILLVGLGNWNATPDALGPKVIEHSMVTRHLFKYAPEELGEGMRSVSAIAPGVLGITGIETAEIIKGIVEKIQPELVIVVDSLAAGSVDRIATTIQIADTGINPGSGIGNQRTGINLASMGVPVIAIGIPTVVHAAVIAQVTVEHFLEQLKANPLLNQIYQNLRPDFTNQVINQVLQPFAGNLMVTPKEIDSLISSTSKIVAGGISMALHPAVNFEDFNIYLN, from the coding sequence ATGGAACTGGATTTTTACAAAAAGTTTTCAATAAATATCGACCTGGCGGTTGAAGCCCATGATTTGCTACGGGGACAAACCGGCCGGGAAATCTCAGGTGTTATCGTCGATCGCGAAAAATACGAGAATTCATCCGTAACAATAGTTAAAATAGTCGAAGAGCAGGCGGAACAATTAATGGGAAAACCGCGTGGCAATTATATCACCATTGAAGCTCCGTCTCTCCGGGATAATAATCGTCTGGCGCAACAGGAAGTAGCGGAAGTTCTCGCGAAAAAGTTATCTTCTCTTTTTAATTTACCCGAAAACGCCAATATTCTCCTGGTCGGGCTGGGAAACTGGAATGCGACTCCTGACGCGCTCGGGCCGAAAGTAATCGAACACAGCATGGTTACCCGCCATCTCTTCAAATACGCGCCGGAAGAATTGGGTGAAGGAATGCGTTCAGTCAGCGCCATCGCCCCGGGTGTACTGGGAATTACCGGCATTGAAACAGCTGAAATTATCAAGGGTATCGTGGAAAAAATTCAGCCTGAATTAGTAATTGTAGTTGACTCCCTGGCTGCCGGCAGTGTCGACCGTATCGCCACTACTATCCAAATCGCTGATACGGGAATAAATCCCGGCTCCGGCATTGGCAACCAGAGAACCGGCATCAACCTGGCCAGCATGGGTGTGCCGGTAATCGCCATAGGGATACCGACCGTTGTTCACGCGGCAGTGATCGCCCAGGTTACTGTTGAGCATTTTTTAGAGCAACTTAAAGCAAACCCGTTACTAAACCAAATTTATCAAAATTTACGCCCTGACTTTACTAATCAGGTTATTAATCAGGTATTGCAGCCTTTCGCGGGTAATTTAATGGTAACCCCCAAAGAAATTGACTCTCTCATATCAAGCACATCAAAAATCGTTGCCGGCGGGATTTCCATGGCTTTACATCCGGCGGTCAATTTTGAGGATTTCAACATTTATTTGAACTAA